In the Manis javanica isolate MJ-LG chromosome 14, MJ_LKY, whole genome shotgun sequence genome, one interval contains:
- the TBC1D9B gene encoding TBC1 domain family member 9B isoform X1, whose protein sequence is MWLSPEEVLVANALWVTERANPFFVLQRRRGHGKGGGLTGLLVGTLDVVLDSSARVAPYRILHQTQDSQVYWTVACGSSRKEITKHWEWLENNLLQTLSIFDSEEDITTFVKGKIHGIIAEENKNLQPQGDEDPGKFKEAEVKMRKQFGMPEGEKLVNYYSCSYWKGRMPRQGWLYLTVNHLCFYSFLLGKEVSLVVRWVDITRLEKNATLLFPESIRVDTRDQELFFSMFLNISETFKLMEQLANLAMRQLLDSEGFLEDKALSRPTRPHRNISALKRDLDARAKNEWYRATFRLPQDERLDGHTGCTLWTPFSKLHIPGQMFISGNYICFASKERDACHLIIPLREVTIVEKADSSSVLPSPVSVSTKSKMTFLFANLKDRDFLVQRISDFLQKTPSKQPSVSGVGRKASTMGPAPESSSALQEVSERPASPTSPLSDCQSSHVQEAPTTSQGLLKLFQRNVPMEDLGAKGAKEKMKEESWNIHFFEYGRGMCMYRTARTQELVLKGIPESLRGELWLLFSGAWNEMVTHPGYYAMLVAESMGKYSLATEEIERDLYRSMPEHPAFQNELGIAALRRVLTAYAYRNPTIGYCQAMNIVTSVLLLYGSEEEAFWLLVALCEHMLPDYYNTRVVGALVDQGIFEELTRDFLPQLSEKMQDLGVISSISLSWFLTLFLSVMPFESAVVIVDCFFYEGIKVILQVALAILDANMEQLLVCSDEGEAMTVLGRYLDNVVNKQSISPPIPHLHALLTSGDDPPAEVDIFDLLKVSYEKFSSLSANDIEQMRFKQRLKVIQSLEDTAKRSVVRAIPGDIGFSVEELEDLYMVFKAKHLASQYWGSSHPATTRRDPSLPYLEQYRITASQFQELFASLMPWACSSHTPVLAGRMFRLLDENKDSLINFKEFVTGMSRMYHGDLTEKLKALYKLHLPPALRPEEAESALEATCYFTEESPSASPLASDLDLFLPWETQETLQQEEREGAGPEDGREKRGGTGRPPCAGAEEKGTSPPDYRHYIQMWAKEKEVQKETIKDLPKMNQEQFIELCKTFYNMFSEDPMEQDLYHAIATVASLLLHIGEVGKRFSTQPGRKPQDSAPEEDEPPASGPPQDPAPELQPPALGDPQARADRDTHLGKVLQESQMVGEGGSGEGRVSPSQLLSDDETKDDMSMSSYSVVSTGSLQCEDLADDTVLVGGGAAPSPTATNHYGGTVDTDWAISFEQILASILTESVLVNFFEKKVDIGLKIKDLKKMERQFSTSSDHEQAGAGAEGSAK, encoded by the exons GCGGCCTCACGG GTCTTCTTGTGGGCACCCTGGACGTGGTGCTGGACTCCAGCGCCCGTGTGGCTCCTTACCGAATCCTGCACCAGACTCAGGACTCACAGGTCTACTGGACAGTGGCGTGCG GTTCTTCCCGCAAAGAGATCACGAAACACTGGGAGTGGCTAGAAAACAACTTACTCCAGACACTGTCCATCTTTGACAGTGAGGAAGATATCACCACCTTTGTCAAGGGCAAGATACAC GGCATCATCGCAGAAGAGAACAAgaacctgcagccccagggagatGAGGACCCTGGGAAATTCAAGGAGGCCGAGGTGAAGATGCGCAAGCAGTTCGGGATGCCCGAGGGGGAGAAGCTGGTCAACTACTACTCCTGCAGCTACTGGAAGGGCCGCATGCCCCGGCAGGGCTGGCTCTACCTGACCGTCAACCACCTGTGCTTCTACTCCTTCctgctggggaaggagg TGAGCCTGGTGGTGCGATGGGTGGACATCACGCGGCTGGAGAAGAATGCCACCCTGCTCTTCCCTGAGAGCATCCGTGTGGACACCCGGGACCAGGAGCTCTTCTTCTCCATGTTCCTCAACATCAGCGAGACCTTCAAGCTCATGGAGCAGCTGGCGAACCTGGCCATGCGGCAGCTGCTGGACagtgaaggcttcctggaggacaaGGCGCTGTCCCGGCCCACCCGGCCGCACAGGAACATCTCGGCCTTGAAGCG AGACTTGGATGCCCGAGCCAAGAATGAGTGGTACCGGGCCACGTTCCGGCTGCCCCAAGATGAGCGCCTGGACGGCCACACGGGCTGTACCCTGTGGACCCCTTTCAGCAAGCTGCATATTCCTGGCCAGATGTTCATCTCCGGCAACTACATCTGCTTCGCCAGCAAGGAGAGGGATGCCTGCCACCTCATCATACCCCTGCGAGAG GTGACCATTGTTGAAAAAGCTGACAGCTCCAGTGTCCTGCCCAGCCCTGTGTCCGTTAGCACCAAGAGCAAAATGACGTTCCTGTTTGCTAACCTGAAGGACCGAGATTTCCTGGTTCAGAGGATTTCTGACTTCCTCCAGAAAACACCATCCAAGCAGCCGAGTGTcagtggagtggggaggaaagCCAGCACCATGGGCCCAGCCCCAGAG TCTTCCTCTGCTCTTCAGGAGGTGTCAGAGCGGCCCGCCAGCCCGACATCACCCCTCAGCGACTGCCAGAGCTCCCACGTGCAGGAGGCACCCACGACTTCCCAGGGCCTGCTTAAACTCTTCCAGAGAAATGTGCCCATGGAGGACCTGGGAGCCAAGGGG GCCAAGGAGAAGATGAAAGAGGAGTCGTGGAACATTCATTTCTTTGAGTACGGGCGTGGCATGTGCATGTATCGCACAGCCAGAACACAGGAGCTGGTGCTGAAGGGCATCCCCGAGAGCCTCCGGGGGGAGCTGTGGCTCCTCTTCTCTG GGGCCTGGAATGAGATGGTGACGCACCCCGGCTACTACGCCATGCTGGTGGCGGAGTCCATGGGGAAGTACAGCCTGGCCACGGAGGAGATCGAGCGAGACCTCTACCGCTCCATGCCGGAGCACCCTGCCTTCCAGAACGAGCTCGGCATTGCCGCACTGCGGCGCGTGCTGACTGCCTACGCTTACCGAAACCCCACCATCGGCTACTGCCAG GCCATGAACATCGTCACGTCAGTGCTCCTGCTCTACGGCAGCGAGGAAGAGGCCTTCTGGCTGCTGGTGGCCCTCTGTGAGCACATGCTGCCCGACTACTACAACACCAGGGTGGTGG GGGCCCTGGTGGACCAAGGCATCTTTGAGGAGCTCACGAGGGACTTCCTGCCCCAACTGTCTGAGAAGATGCAGGACCTGGGGGTGATCTCCAGCATCTCGCTTTCCTGGTTCCTGACCCTCTTCCTCAGCGTCATGCCCTTTGAGAGCGCTGTGGTTATTGTTGACTGCTTCTTCTACGAGGGCATCAAGGTGATCCTGCAGGTGGCCTTGGCTATCCTGGATGCCAACATGGAGCAGCTGCTGGTCTGCAGCGACGAGGGCGAGGCCATGACCGTCCTGGGCAG ATACCTGGACAATGTGGTCAATAAGCAGAGTATTTCTCCTCCTATCCCTCACCTGCATGCCCTGCTGACCAGCGGAGATGACCCTCCTGCAGAGGTGGACATCTTCGACCTCCTGAAAGTGTCGTATGAG AAATTCAGCAGCCTGAGCGCCAATGACATTGAACAGATGCGGTTTAAACAGAGGCTGAAAGTGATTCAGTCCTTGGAGGATACAGCCAAGAGGAGTGTG GTCCGAGCTATACCTGGGGACATTGGTTTCTCAGTTGAAGAGCTGGAGGACCTTTACATGGTGTTTAAG GCCAAGCACCTGGCGAGTCAGTACTGGGGGAGCAGCCACCCCGCGACCACGCGCCGAGACCCCAGCCTGCCCTACCTGGAGCAGTACCGCATCACCGCAAGCCAGTTCCAGGAGCTCTTTGCCAGCCTGATGCCCTGGGCCTGCAGCTCCCACACGCCTGTGCTGGCAGGACGCATGTTCCGGCTCCTGGATGAAAACAAGGACTCACTGATCAACTTCAAGGAGTTTGTGACTGGGATGA GTAGGATGTACCACGGGGACCTGACAGAGAAGCTCAAGGCCCTCTACAAGCTGCACCTGCCCCCAG CCCTGCGCCCGGAGGAGGCCGAGTCTGCCCTGGAAGCCACCTGTTACTTCACAGAGGAGAGCCCCTCAG CATCTCCTCTGGCCTCAGATCTGGACCTTTTCCTGCCCTGGGAGACTCAAG AAACACTACAGCAGGAGGAGCGAGAGGGAGCTGGACCTGAGGAcggcagagagaaaagaggaggtaCAGGCAGGCCACCCTGTGCTGGCGCTG AGGAGAAGGGAACCAGCCCTCCTGACTATCGGCACTACATTCAAATGTGGGCCAAGGAGAAAGAGGTTCAGAAGGAGACGATTAAGGATCTTCCCAAGATGAACCAG GAACAGTTCATTGAGCTGTGCAAGACGTTTTACAACATGTTCAGTGAAGACCCCATGGAGCAGGACTTGTACCATGCCATCGCCACAGTGGCCAGCCTGCTGCTCCACATCGGCGAGGTGGGGAAGAGGTTTTCCACCCAGCCTGGCAGGAAGCCCCAGGACAGTGCCCCTGAGGAGGACGAGCCTCCAGCCTCCGGCCCCCCTCAGGACCCAGCCCCAGAGCTTCAGCCACCAGCTCTGGGCGACCCCCAGGCCAGAGCGGACAGAGACACCCACCTTgggaaagtgctgcaggagagccAGATGGTGGGTGAAGGGGGCAGCGGCGAGGGCCGGGTCTCCCCATCCCAGCTGCTGTCTGACGACGAAACCAAGGATGACATGTCCATGTCCTCCTACTCGGTGGTCAGCACGGGCTCCCTGCAGTGTGAGGATCTGGCTGACGACACAGTGCTGGTGGGTGGTGgtgctgcccccagccccacagccaccAACCACTATGGGGGCACTGTCGACACTGACTGGGCCATCTCCTTTGAGCAGATCCTGGCCTCCATCCTGACAGAGTCTGTTCTGGTAAACTTCTTTGAGAAGAAGGTGGACATTGGACTCAAGATCAAGGACCTAAAGAAGATGGAGAGACAATTCAGCACCTCCAGTGACCATgagcaggctggggctggggctgagggctcTGCCAAGTGA
- the TBC1D9B gene encoding TBC1 domain family member 9B isoform X5 — MWLSPEEVLVANALWVTERANPFFVLQRRRGHGKGGGLTGLLVGTLDVVLDSSARVAPYRILHQTQDSQVYWTVACGSSRKEITKHWEWLENNLLQTLSIFDSEEDITTFVKGKIHGIIAEENKNLQPQGDEDPGKFKEAEVKMRKQFGMPEGEKLVNYYSCSYWKGRMPRQGWLYLTVNHLCFYSFLLGKEVSLVVRWVDITRLEKNATLLFPESIRVDTRDQELFFSMFLNISETFKLMEQLANLAMRQLLDSEGFLEDKALSRPTRPHRNISALKRDLDARAKNEWYRATFRLPQDERLDGHTGCTLWTPFSKLHIPGQMFISGNYICFASKERDACHLIIPLREVTIVEKADSSSVLPSPVSVSTKSKMTFLFANLKDRDFLVQRISDFLQKTPSKQPSVSGVGRKASTMGPAPESSSALQEVSERPASPTSPLSDCQSSHVQEAPTTSQGLLKLFQRNVPMEDLGAKGAKEKMKEESWNIHFFEYGRGMCMYRTARTQELVLKGIPESLRGELWLLFSGAWNEMVTHPGYYAMLVAESMGKYSLATEEIERDLYRSMPEHPAFQNELGIAALRRVLTAYAYRNPTIGYCQAMNIVTSVLLLYGSEEEAFWLLVALCEHMLPDYYNTRVVGALVDQGIFEELTRDFLPQLSEKMQDLGVISSISLSWFLTLFLSVMPFESAVVIVDCFFYEGIKVILQVALAILDANMEQLLVCSDEGEAMTVLGRYLDNVVNKQSISPPIPHLHALLTSGDDPPAEVDIFDLLKVSYEKFSSLSANDIEQMRFKQRLKVIQSLEDTAKRSVVRAIPGDIGFSVEELEDLYMVFKAKHLASQYWGSSHPATTRRDPSLPYLEQYRITASQFQELFASLMPWACSSHTPVLAGRMFRLLDENKDSLINFKEFVTGMSRMYHGDLTEKLKALYKLHLPPALRPEEAESALEATCYFTEESPSASPLASDLDLFLPWETQETLQQEEREGAGPEDGREKRGGTGRPPCAGAEEKGTSPPDYRHYIQMWAKEKEVQKETIKDLPKMNQEQFIELCKTFYNMFSEDPMEQDLYHAIATVASLLLHIGEVGKRFSTQPGRKPQDSAPEEDEPPASGPPQDPAPELQPPALGDPQARADRDTHLGKVLQESQMVGEGGSGEGRVSPSQLLSDDETKDDMSMSSYSVVSTGSLQCEDLADDTVLILASILTESVLVNFFEKKVDIGLKIKDLKKMERQFSTSSDHEQAGAGAEGSAK, encoded by the exons GCGGCCTCACGG GTCTTCTTGTGGGCACCCTGGACGTGGTGCTGGACTCCAGCGCCCGTGTGGCTCCTTACCGAATCCTGCACCAGACTCAGGACTCACAGGTCTACTGGACAGTGGCGTGCG GTTCTTCCCGCAAAGAGATCACGAAACACTGGGAGTGGCTAGAAAACAACTTACTCCAGACACTGTCCATCTTTGACAGTGAGGAAGATATCACCACCTTTGTCAAGGGCAAGATACAC GGCATCATCGCAGAAGAGAACAAgaacctgcagccccagggagatGAGGACCCTGGGAAATTCAAGGAGGCCGAGGTGAAGATGCGCAAGCAGTTCGGGATGCCCGAGGGGGAGAAGCTGGTCAACTACTACTCCTGCAGCTACTGGAAGGGCCGCATGCCCCGGCAGGGCTGGCTCTACCTGACCGTCAACCACCTGTGCTTCTACTCCTTCctgctggggaaggagg TGAGCCTGGTGGTGCGATGGGTGGACATCACGCGGCTGGAGAAGAATGCCACCCTGCTCTTCCCTGAGAGCATCCGTGTGGACACCCGGGACCAGGAGCTCTTCTTCTCCATGTTCCTCAACATCAGCGAGACCTTCAAGCTCATGGAGCAGCTGGCGAACCTGGCCATGCGGCAGCTGCTGGACagtgaaggcttcctggaggacaaGGCGCTGTCCCGGCCCACCCGGCCGCACAGGAACATCTCGGCCTTGAAGCG AGACTTGGATGCCCGAGCCAAGAATGAGTGGTACCGGGCCACGTTCCGGCTGCCCCAAGATGAGCGCCTGGACGGCCACACGGGCTGTACCCTGTGGACCCCTTTCAGCAAGCTGCATATTCCTGGCCAGATGTTCATCTCCGGCAACTACATCTGCTTCGCCAGCAAGGAGAGGGATGCCTGCCACCTCATCATACCCCTGCGAGAG GTGACCATTGTTGAAAAAGCTGACAGCTCCAGTGTCCTGCCCAGCCCTGTGTCCGTTAGCACCAAGAGCAAAATGACGTTCCTGTTTGCTAACCTGAAGGACCGAGATTTCCTGGTTCAGAGGATTTCTGACTTCCTCCAGAAAACACCATCCAAGCAGCCGAGTGTcagtggagtggggaggaaagCCAGCACCATGGGCCCAGCCCCAGAG TCTTCCTCTGCTCTTCAGGAGGTGTCAGAGCGGCCCGCCAGCCCGACATCACCCCTCAGCGACTGCCAGAGCTCCCACGTGCAGGAGGCACCCACGACTTCCCAGGGCCTGCTTAAACTCTTCCAGAGAAATGTGCCCATGGAGGACCTGGGAGCCAAGGGG GCCAAGGAGAAGATGAAAGAGGAGTCGTGGAACATTCATTTCTTTGAGTACGGGCGTGGCATGTGCATGTATCGCACAGCCAGAACACAGGAGCTGGTGCTGAAGGGCATCCCCGAGAGCCTCCGGGGGGAGCTGTGGCTCCTCTTCTCTG GGGCCTGGAATGAGATGGTGACGCACCCCGGCTACTACGCCATGCTGGTGGCGGAGTCCATGGGGAAGTACAGCCTGGCCACGGAGGAGATCGAGCGAGACCTCTACCGCTCCATGCCGGAGCACCCTGCCTTCCAGAACGAGCTCGGCATTGCCGCACTGCGGCGCGTGCTGACTGCCTACGCTTACCGAAACCCCACCATCGGCTACTGCCAG GCCATGAACATCGTCACGTCAGTGCTCCTGCTCTACGGCAGCGAGGAAGAGGCCTTCTGGCTGCTGGTGGCCCTCTGTGAGCACATGCTGCCCGACTACTACAACACCAGGGTGGTGG GGGCCCTGGTGGACCAAGGCATCTTTGAGGAGCTCACGAGGGACTTCCTGCCCCAACTGTCTGAGAAGATGCAGGACCTGGGGGTGATCTCCAGCATCTCGCTTTCCTGGTTCCTGACCCTCTTCCTCAGCGTCATGCCCTTTGAGAGCGCTGTGGTTATTGTTGACTGCTTCTTCTACGAGGGCATCAAGGTGATCCTGCAGGTGGCCTTGGCTATCCTGGATGCCAACATGGAGCAGCTGCTGGTCTGCAGCGACGAGGGCGAGGCCATGACCGTCCTGGGCAG ATACCTGGACAATGTGGTCAATAAGCAGAGTATTTCTCCTCCTATCCCTCACCTGCATGCCCTGCTGACCAGCGGAGATGACCCTCCTGCAGAGGTGGACATCTTCGACCTCCTGAAAGTGTCGTATGAG AAATTCAGCAGCCTGAGCGCCAATGACATTGAACAGATGCGGTTTAAACAGAGGCTGAAAGTGATTCAGTCCTTGGAGGATACAGCCAAGAGGAGTGTG GTCCGAGCTATACCTGGGGACATTGGTTTCTCAGTTGAAGAGCTGGAGGACCTTTACATGGTGTTTAAG GCCAAGCACCTGGCGAGTCAGTACTGGGGGAGCAGCCACCCCGCGACCACGCGCCGAGACCCCAGCCTGCCCTACCTGGAGCAGTACCGCATCACCGCAAGCCAGTTCCAGGAGCTCTTTGCCAGCCTGATGCCCTGGGCCTGCAGCTCCCACACGCCTGTGCTGGCAGGACGCATGTTCCGGCTCCTGGATGAAAACAAGGACTCACTGATCAACTTCAAGGAGTTTGTGACTGGGATGA GTAGGATGTACCACGGGGACCTGACAGAGAAGCTCAAGGCCCTCTACAAGCTGCACCTGCCCCCAG CCCTGCGCCCGGAGGAGGCCGAGTCTGCCCTGGAAGCCACCTGTTACTTCACAGAGGAGAGCCCCTCAG CATCTCCTCTGGCCTCAGATCTGGACCTTTTCCTGCCCTGGGAGACTCAAG AAACACTACAGCAGGAGGAGCGAGAGGGAGCTGGACCTGAGGAcggcagagagaaaagaggaggtaCAGGCAGGCCACCCTGTGCTGGCGCTG AGGAGAAGGGAACCAGCCCTCCTGACTATCGGCACTACATTCAAATGTGGGCCAAGGAGAAAGAGGTTCAGAAGGAGACGATTAAGGATCTTCCCAAGATGAACCAG GAACAGTTCATTGAGCTGTGCAAGACGTTTTACAACATGTTCAGTGAAGACCCCATGGAGCAGGACTTGTACCATGCCATCGCCACAGTGGCCAGCCTGCTGCTCCACATCGGCGAGGTGGGGAAGAGGTTTTCCACCCAGCCTGGCAGGAAGCCCCAGGACAGTGCCCCTGAGGAGGACGAGCCTCCAGCCTCCGGCCCCCCTCAGGACCCAGCCCCAGAGCTTCAGCCACCAGCTCTGGGCGACCCCCAGGCCAGAGCGGACAGAGACACCCACCTTgggaaagtgctgcaggagagccAGATGGTGGGTGAAGGGGGCAGCGGCGAGGGCCGGGTCTCCCCATCCCAGCTGCTGTCTGACGACGAAACCAAGGATGACATGTCCATGTCCTCCTACTCGGTGGTCAGCACGGGCTCCCTGCAGTGTGAGGATCTGGCTGACGACACAGTGCTG ATCCTGGCCTCCATCCTGACAGAGTCTGTTCTGGTAAACTTCTTTGAGAAGAAGGTGGACATTGGACTCAAGATCAAGGACCTAAAGAAGATGGAGAGACAATTCAGCACCTCCAGTGACCATgagcaggctggggctggggctgagggctcTGCCAAGTGA
- the TBC1D9B gene encoding TBC1 domain family member 9B isoform X2, whose translation MWLSPEEVLVANALWVTERANPFFVLQRRRGHGKGGGLTGLLVGTLDVVLDSSARVAPYRILHQTQDSQVYWTVACGSSRKEITKHWEWLENNLLQTLSIFDSEEDITTFVKGKIHGIIAEENKNLQPQGDEDPGKFKEAEVKMRKQFGMPEGEKLVNYYSCSYWKGRMPRQGWLYLTVNHLCFYSFLLGKEVSLVVRWVDITRLEKNATLLFPESIRVDTRDQELFFSMFLNISETFKLMEQLANLAMRQLLDSEGFLEDKALSRPTRPHRNISALKRDLDARAKNEWYRATFRLPQDERLDGHTGCTLWTPFSKLHIPGQMFISGNYICFASKERDACHLIIPLREVTIVEKADSSSVLPSPVSVSTKSKMTFLFANLKDRDFLVQRISDFLQKTPSKQPSVSGVGRKASTMGPAPESSSALQEVSERPASPTSPLSDCQSSHVQEAPTTSQGLLKLFQRNVPMEDLGAKGAKEKMKEESWNIHFFEYGRGMCMYRTARTQELVLKGIPESLRGELWLLFSGAWNEMVTHPGYYAMLVAESMGKYSLATEEIERDLYRSMPEHPAFQNELGIAALRRVLTAYAYRNPTIGYCQAMNIVTSVLLLYGSEEEAFWLLVALCEHMLPDYYNTRVVGALVDQGIFEELTRDFLPQLSEKMQDLGVISSISLSWFLTLFLSVMPFESAVVIVDCFFYEGIKVILQVALAILDANMEQLLVCSDEGEAMTVLGRYLDNVVNKQSISPPIPHLHALLTSGDDPPAEVDIFDLLKVSYEKFSSLSANDIEQMRFKQRLKVIQSLEDTAKRSVVRAIPGDIGFSVEELEDLYMVFKAKHLASQYWGSSHPATTRRDPSLPYLEQYRITASQFQELFASLMPWACSSHTPVLAGRMFRLLDENKDSLINFKEFVTGMSRMYHGDLTEKLKALYKLHLPPALRPEEAESALEATCYFTEESPSASPLASDLDLFLPWETQETLQQEEREGAGPEDGREKRGEEKGTSPPDYRHYIQMWAKEKEVQKETIKDLPKMNQEQFIELCKTFYNMFSEDPMEQDLYHAIATVASLLLHIGEVGKRFSTQPGRKPQDSAPEEDEPPASGPPQDPAPELQPPALGDPQARADRDTHLGKVLQESQMVGEGGSGEGRVSPSQLLSDDETKDDMSMSSYSVVSTGSLQCEDLADDTVLVGGGAAPSPTATNHYGGTVDTDWAISFEQILASILTESVLVNFFEKKVDIGLKIKDLKKMERQFSTSSDHEQAGAGAEGSAK comes from the exons GCGGCCTCACGG GTCTTCTTGTGGGCACCCTGGACGTGGTGCTGGACTCCAGCGCCCGTGTGGCTCCTTACCGAATCCTGCACCAGACTCAGGACTCACAGGTCTACTGGACAGTGGCGTGCG GTTCTTCCCGCAAAGAGATCACGAAACACTGGGAGTGGCTAGAAAACAACTTACTCCAGACACTGTCCATCTTTGACAGTGAGGAAGATATCACCACCTTTGTCAAGGGCAAGATACAC GGCATCATCGCAGAAGAGAACAAgaacctgcagccccagggagatGAGGACCCTGGGAAATTCAAGGAGGCCGAGGTGAAGATGCGCAAGCAGTTCGGGATGCCCGAGGGGGAGAAGCTGGTCAACTACTACTCCTGCAGCTACTGGAAGGGCCGCATGCCCCGGCAGGGCTGGCTCTACCTGACCGTCAACCACCTGTGCTTCTACTCCTTCctgctggggaaggagg TGAGCCTGGTGGTGCGATGGGTGGACATCACGCGGCTGGAGAAGAATGCCACCCTGCTCTTCCCTGAGAGCATCCGTGTGGACACCCGGGACCAGGAGCTCTTCTTCTCCATGTTCCTCAACATCAGCGAGACCTTCAAGCTCATGGAGCAGCTGGCGAACCTGGCCATGCGGCAGCTGCTGGACagtgaaggcttcctggaggacaaGGCGCTGTCCCGGCCCACCCGGCCGCACAGGAACATCTCGGCCTTGAAGCG AGACTTGGATGCCCGAGCCAAGAATGAGTGGTACCGGGCCACGTTCCGGCTGCCCCAAGATGAGCGCCTGGACGGCCACACGGGCTGTACCCTGTGGACCCCTTTCAGCAAGCTGCATATTCCTGGCCAGATGTTCATCTCCGGCAACTACATCTGCTTCGCCAGCAAGGAGAGGGATGCCTGCCACCTCATCATACCCCTGCGAGAG GTGACCATTGTTGAAAAAGCTGACAGCTCCAGTGTCCTGCCCAGCCCTGTGTCCGTTAGCACCAAGAGCAAAATGACGTTCCTGTTTGCTAACCTGAAGGACCGAGATTTCCTGGTTCAGAGGATTTCTGACTTCCTCCAGAAAACACCATCCAAGCAGCCGAGTGTcagtggagtggggaggaaagCCAGCACCATGGGCCCAGCCCCAGAG TCTTCCTCTGCTCTTCAGGAGGTGTCAGAGCGGCCCGCCAGCCCGACATCACCCCTCAGCGACTGCCAGAGCTCCCACGTGCAGGAGGCACCCACGACTTCCCAGGGCCTGCTTAAACTCTTCCAGAGAAATGTGCCCATGGAGGACCTGGGAGCCAAGGGG GCCAAGGAGAAGATGAAAGAGGAGTCGTGGAACATTCATTTCTTTGAGTACGGGCGTGGCATGTGCATGTATCGCACAGCCAGAACACAGGAGCTGGTGCTGAAGGGCATCCCCGAGAGCCTCCGGGGGGAGCTGTGGCTCCTCTTCTCTG GGGCCTGGAATGAGATGGTGACGCACCCCGGCTACTACGCCATGCTGGTGGCGGAGTCCATGGGGAAGTACAGCCTGGCCACGGAGGAGATCGAGCGAGACCTCTACCGCTCCATGCCGGAGCACCCTGCCTTCCAGAACGAGCTCGGCATTGCCGCACTGCGGCGCGTGCTGACTGCCTACGCTTACCGAAACCCCACCATCGGCTACTGCCAG GCCATGAACATCGTCACGTCAGTGCTCCTGCTCTACGGCAGCGAGGAAGAGGCCTTCTGGCTGCTGGTGGCCCTCTGTGAGCACATGCTGCCCGACTACTACAACACCAGGGTGGTGG GGGCCCTGGTGGACCAAGGCATCTTTGAGGAGCTCACGAGGGACTTCCTGCCCCAACTGTCTGAGAAGATGCAGGACCTGGGGGTGATCTCCAGCATCTCGCTTTCCTGGTTCCTGACCCTCTTCCTCAGCGTCATGCCCTTTGAGAGCGCTGTGGTTATTGTTGACTGCTTCTTCTACGAGGGCATCAAGGTGATCCTGCAGGTGGCCTTGGCTATCCTGGATGCCAACATGGAGCAGCTGCTGGTCTGCAGCGACGAGGGCGAGGCCATGACCGTCCTGGGCAG ATACCTGGACAATGTGGTCAATAAGCAGAGTATTTCTCCTCCTATCCCTCACCTGCATGCCCTGCTGACCAGCGGAGATGACCCTCCTGCAGAGGTGGACATCTTCGACCTCCTGAAAGTGTCGTATGAG AAATTCAGCAGCCTGAGCGCCAATGACATTGAACAGATGCGGTTTAAACAGAGGCTGAAAGTGATTCAGTCCTTGGAGGATACAGCCAAGAGGAGTGTG GTCCGAGCTATACCTGGGGACATTGGTTTCTCAGTTGAAGAGCTGGAGGACCTTTACATGGTGTTTAAG GCCAAGCACCTGGCGAGTCAGTACTGGGGGAGCAGCCACCCCGCGACCACGCGCCGAGACCCCAGCCTGCCCTACCTGGAGCAGTACCGCATCACCGCAAGCCAGTTCCAGGAGCTCTTTGCCAGCCTGATGCCCTGGGCCTGCAGCTCCCACACGCCTGTGCTGGCAGGACGCATGTTCCGGCTCCTGGATGAAAACAAGGACTCACTGATCAACTTCAAGGAGTTTGTGACTGGGATGA GTAGGATGTACCACGGGGACCTGACAGAGAAGCTCAAGGCCCTCTACAAGCTGCACCTGCCCCCAG CCCTGCGCCCGGAGGAGGCCGAGTCTGCCCTGGAAGCCACCTGTTACTTCACAGAGGAGAGCCCCTCAG CATCTCCTCTGGCCTCAGATCTGGACCTTTTCCTGCCCTGGGAGACTCAAG AAACACTACAGCAGGAGGAGCGAGAGGGAGCTGGACCTGAGGAcggcagagagaaaagaggag AGGAGAAGGGAACCAGCCCTCCTGACTATCGGCACTACATTCAAATGTGGGCCAAGGAGAAAGAGGTTCAGAAGGAGACGATTAAGGATCTTCCCAAGATGAACCAG GAACAGTTCATTGAGCTGTGCAAGACGTTTTACAACATGTTCAGTGAAGACCCCATGGAGCAGGACTTGTACCATGCCATCGCCACAGTGGCCAGCCTGCTGCTCCACATCGGCGAGGTGGGGAAGAGGTTTTCCACCCAGCCTGGCAGGAAGCCCCAGGACAGTGCCCCTGAGGAGGACGAGCCTCCAGCCTCCGGCCCCCCTCAGGACCCAGCCCCAGAGCTTCAGCCACCAGCTCTGGGCGACCCCCAGGCCAGAGCGGACAGAGACACCCACCTTgggaaagtgctgcaggagagccAGATGGTGGGTGAAGGGGGCAGCGGCGAGGGCCGGGTCTCCCCATCCCAGCTGCTGTCTGACGACGAAACCAAGGATGACATGTCCATGTCCTCCTACTCGGTGGTCAGCACGGGCTCCCTGCAGTGTGAGGATCTGGCTGACGACACAGTGCTGGTGGGTGGTGgtgctgcccccagccccacagccaccAACCACTATGGGGGCACTGTCGACACTGACTGGGCCATCTCCTTTGAGCAGATCCTGGCCTCCATCCTGACAGAGTCTGTTCTGGTAAACTTCTTTGAGAAGAAGGTGGACATTGGACTCAAGATCAAGGACCTAAAGAAGATGGAGAGACAATTCAGCACCTCCAGTGACCATgagcaggctggggctggggctgagggctcTGCCAAGTGA